One genomic region from Nitrospirota bacterium encodes:
- a CDS encoding flavin reductase family protein, with the protein MAVVGEFCALDKKTMVEARALALVGCGMYVISSRKGDKYNCQIANSLIQVSSTPPKVLVTVNKEALTHEYIQESKVFSVSVLSSNTPKKFIMLLGFRSGRQSDKFKELSFKTGVSGTPIILEHTVAYLDCQVTNSFDCETHTLFIGKVIDAELLKTDKPMSYAYYCDELKGKTPPASPTYLCGC; encoded by the coding sequence ATGGCTGTAGTAGGTGAGTTTTGTGCTCTCGACAAAAAAACGATGGTGGAAGCCAGGGCGCTTGCTCTGGTTGGCTGCGGCATGTATGTAATCAGCTCCAGAAAGGGAGATAAATATAACTGCCAGATCGCCAATTCCCTTATTCAGGTTTCGTCAACTCCTCCAAAGGTTCTGGTGACTGTCAATAAGGAAGCCCTGACCCATGAATATATCCAGGAGAGCAAGGTATTCAGCGTGTCGGTGCTTTCATCAAATACACCTAAGAAATTTATCATGCTTCTGGGCTTCAGAAGCGGAAGGCAATCCGACAAGTTCAAGGAGCTCAGTTTCAAGACAGGTGTTTCAGGGACCCCGATTATACTGGAACACACTGTTGCCTATCTGGATTGTCAGGTGACGAACAGTTTTGACTGTGAAACCCATACCCTGTTTATTGGAAAAGTTATCGACGCAGAGCTGCTGAAGACTGACAAGCCGATGAGTTATGCCTACTATTGTGACGAATTGAAAGGAAAGACTCCCCCTGCTTCACCCACTTACCTGTGCGGATGCTGA
- a CDS encoding MerR family transcriptional regulator — MANRKRSFDFIEEKDKKDLPLYTIGIVSELVGTTNQTLRLYEKHGLVKPDRKNKNRFYSENDIRWLLCLRLLIHKKKISIEGIKKLLEYAPCWEITGCPEKMKSECRAYINNIKPCWEYNHMICKRKPSDTCDDCIVLLSKGQPGREPKEDGNGNGNGSEDSV; from the coding sequence ATGGCCAACAGAAAAAGGAGCTTCGACTTCATTGAGGAAAAAGACAAAAAAGATCTTCCGCTGTATACCATAGGAATTGTTTCAGAATTAGTCGGTACGACAAACCAGACACTGCGTCTTTATGAAAAGCACGGCCTTGTAAAACCGGACCGCAAGAACAAGAACAGGTTCTATTCTGAAAACGATATCAGATGGCTCCTCTGTTTACGCCTGCTGATTCACAAAAAGAAGATCAGCATCGAAGGCATCAAAAAGCTTCTCGAGTACGCTCCCTGCTGGGAAATTACCGGCTGCCCGGAAAAAATGAAAAGCGAATGCCGGGCGTATATCAATAATATCAAGCCTTGCTGGGAATACAATCACATGATCTGCAAAAGGAAACCTTCAGACACCTGTGATGACTGTATTGTGCTGCTCTCAAAAGGACAGCCAGGGAGAGAACCAAAAGAAGACGGAAACGGCAACGGTAACGGGTCTGAAGATTCCGTGTAA
- the ilvB gene encoding biosynthetic-type acetolactate synthase large subunit: MKISGAEIFVESLKREGVKHIFGYPGGVILNIFDLLYDDKDIQLILTRHEQGAVHAADGYARSTGRPGVVLVTSGPGATNTITGIATASMDSIPLVVFSGQVPTMLIGNDAFQEADIVGISRPCTKYNFLAKDVKDIAKIVRESFHIASTGRPGPVLIDLPKDVTSAKAEFIWPEIKIRSYNPTYEGNRWMISQAAHLIAKSRKALIIAGGGVVLSGAARELKELAEITELPVTMTLMGLGSFPGSNKLSLGMPGMHGTYYANKAIQDSDLLIAIGMRFDDRVTGKLDAFAPNAKIIHIDIDPTSIKKNVRVDIPIVGDVKRVLTVLNRILKEEIKEQWGEVRKAWLRQIEIWKQERPMTYTYSDEVIKPQFVVEKIYELTKGDAIISTEVGQNQMWAAQFYKFDKPRMWLTSGGLGTMGYGFPAAIGAQISHPNKLVIDIAGDGSIQMNIQELATAVINKLPVKVAILNNRYLGMVRQWQELFFGERYSHTHLEVVPDFVKLAEAYGAIGLRATKPSEVEPVLKEAFKIKKTVFMDFVVHWKEKVFPMVPAGAPIDQMLFEEVKEKPEKKLKAVK, translated from the coding sequence ATGAAAATATCAGGCGCCGAAATATTTGTTGAGAGTTTAAAACGTGAAGGGGTCAAGCATATTTTTGGATACCCCGGTGGGGTAATCCTGAATATTTTTGACCTGCTCTATGATGACAAGGACATCCAGCTCATCCTTACAAGACATGAGCAGGGTGCGGTACACGCAGCGGATGGCTATGCACGTTCGACCGGCAGGCCGGGTGTCGTGCTGGTGACATCGGGGCCCGGCGCCACCAATACAATCACAGGGATCGCAACCGCTTCCATGGATTCAATTCCATTGGTAGTTTTTTCCGGTCAGGTGCCGACGATGCTTATCGGAAATGACGCATTTCAGGAGGCTGATATTGTCGGTATTTCAAGGCCATGCACAAAATATAATTTTCTCGCCAAAGATGTGAAAGACATTGCGAAGATTGTCAGGGAATCATTTCATATCGCATCCACCGGCCGTCCAGGACCGGTTCTTATTGATCTTCCCAAGGACGTGACCTCTGCGAAGGCGGAATTCATATGGCCTGAAATAAAGATCCGGAGCTATAATCCGACTTATGAGGGCAACAGGTGGATGATCAGCCAGGCAGCGCATTTGATCGCGAAATCGAGGAAGGCGCTGATCATAGCCGGAGGCGGCGTTGTCCTTTCAGGCGCAGCCAGAGAGCTCAAAGAGCTTGCCGAGATCACCGAATTGCCGGTTACCATGACACTCATGGGACTTGGGTCATTTCCCGGAAGCAACAAGCTTTCCTTGGGCATGCCGGGAATGCACGGCACCTATTATGCAAACAAGGCGATCCAGGATTCAGATCTTCTGATAGCCATAGGAATGCGTTTTGACGACAGGGTAACAGGCAAGCTTGATGCCTTTGCGCCGAATGCAAAGATAATCCATATTGATATTGATCCGACATCAATCAAGAAAAATGTGCGGGTGGATATCCCCATTGTGGGTGATGTCAAAAGGGTGCTGACAGTGCTCAACAGGATACTCAAAGAAGAGATCAAGGAGCAGTGGGGTGAGGTCCGCAAGGCCTGGCTGAGACAGATAGAAATATGGAAGCAGGAAAGGCCAATGACCTACACATACAGCGATGAGGTAATAAAGCCCCAGTTTGTCGTAGAGAAGATCTATGAACTCACCAAGGGAGATGCGATTATCTCGACCGAGGTTGGTCAGAACCAAATGTGGGCTGCCCAGTTCTACAAGTTTGACAAGCCAAGAATGTGGCTGACATCCGGCGGATTAGGCACTATGGGGTACGGGTTTCCTGCAGCCATTGGTGCCCAGATTTCACATCCCAACAAACTTGTGATTGATATCGCAGGTGACGGAAGCATACAGATGAACATTCAGGAGCTTGCAACAGCGGTAATAAACAAGCTTCCGGTGAAAGTGGCGATACTGAACAACCGTTATCTTGGCATGGTCCGCCAGTGGCAGGAACTCTTCTTCGGAGAAAGGTATTCGCATACCCATCTCGAGGTTGTCCCCGACTTCGTGAAACTGGCTGAAGCATACGGTGCAATCGGCCTGAGGGCAACAAAACCCAGCGAAGTTGAACCTGTGCTTAAGGAGGCATTCAAAATCAAGAAAACCGTTTTCATGGATTTCGTGGTCCACTGGAAGGAAAAGGTTTTCCCGATGGTGCCTGCAGGCGCACCAATAGATCAGATGCTTTTTGAGGAAGTAAAAGAGAAGCCAGAGAAGAAATTAAAGGCGGTGAAATAG
- the ilvN gene encoding acetolactate synthase small subunit yields the protein MRHTISLLVENKFGVLSRIAGLFSGRGYNIESLSVGETIDPQISTMTIVTSGDDKIIEQINKQLNKLIDVIKVIDMTELAHVEREMVLIKVAPRQEDKAEVLRLTEIFRGRVLDSSKTTYTIEVTGDEKKIEALVELLKPFGIKEFVRTGKIAMGREGIRKT from the coding sequence ATGAGGCATACAATTTCCCTTCTCGTAGAAAATAAATTCGGGGTTCTCTCACGCATTGCGGGTCTCTTCAGTGGACGGGGTTATAACATTGAAAGCCTTTCTGTCGGTGAGACAATTGACCCCCAGATCTCGACTATGACGATCGTTACGAGCGGTGACGACAAGATCATCGAACAGATCAACAAACAGCTGAATAAGCTGATCGACGTCATTAAGGTTATCGATATGACTGAACTCGCCCACGTTGAACGGGAAATGGTGCTCATAAAAGTTGCTCCCCGGCAGGAGGACAAGGCAGAGGTTTTGCGGTTGACAGAAATATTCAGGGGAAGAGTCCTGGATTCGAGCAAGACCACCTATACGATAGAAGTCACCGGCGATGAAAAGAAGATCGAGGCGCTTGTGGAATTGCTGAAACCCTTCGGCATTAAGGAGTTTGTCAGAACCGGCAAAATCGCAATGGGACGGGAAGGCATCAGGAAGACCTGA
- a CDS encoding DUF502 domain-containing protein, whose protein sequence is MKTLTQYFFKGLLFLAPIVVTLYVLFVIISAVDQIFRVRIPGMGILITVALVTAIGFLVSTFLARGAAKLIDRLFSRMPIVKMIYSAIKDLVNAFVGEKKRFDRPVLVNLLPESTVQIIGFVTRDSLENIGMAGSMAVYIPQSYNFAGNLIVVPKEQVFPLDVESGRIMTFIVSGGVSDV, encoded by the coding sequence ATGAAAACTCTTACGCAATACTTTTTTAAAGGCCTGCTCTTCCTTGCGCCTATTGTTGTAACCCTTTACGTCCTGTTTGTGATTATTTCTGCTGTTGACCAGATTTTCAGAGTGAGGATTCCGGGGATGGGCATTCTGATTACAGTAGCGCTTGTCACAGCCATAGGATTTCTTGTCTCAACTTTTCTCGCGAGGGGTGCTGCAAAGCTCATAGACAGACTGTTCAGCCGCATGCCTATCGTGAAAATGATTTATTCCGCGATTAAAGACCTCGTGAATGCCTTCGTGGGTGAAAAGAAGAGATTCGACAGGCCGGTATTGGTGAACCTCCTGCCGGAAAGTACCGTACAGATTATCGGGTTTGTCACACGAGACAGTCTGGAGAATATCGGGATGGCCGGGAGTATGGCAGTGTATATCCCGCAATCCTATAATTTCGCGGGAAATCTGATAGTCGTTCCCAAAGAGCAGGTTTTCCCGCTCGATGTGGAAAGCGGCAGAATCATGACATTCATTGTCTCGGGCGGGGTGTCAGACGTGTAA